Proteins found in one Coregonus clupeaformis isolate EN_2021a unplaced genomic scaffold, ASM2061545v1 scaf0302, whole genome shotgun sequence genomic segment:
- the LOC121548250 gene encoding melanocyte-stimulating hormone receptor-like, giving the protein MHHHMELSTLTMYSQNITTNNTSTREQNSTSCSLRIPQELFLTLGLISLVENILVVLAIIKNRNLHSPMYYFICCLAVSDMLVSVANVVETIVMLLTEHGLLVVTPEMLRHLDNVIDIMNCSSVVSSLSFLCTIAADRYITIFYALRYHSIMTTQRAVTIIAMVWLTSITASILFIVYHSHTAVIVCLVTFFCITLVFTAVLYMHMFILAHVHSRRIMAIYKSRRQGTSMKGAITLTILLGVFILCWGPFFLHLILILTCPTSPFCTCFFSYFNLYLILIICNSLIDPLIYAYRSQELRKTLKELLFCSCVTFRCDAILEFLFPWKFT; this is encoded by the coding sequence ATGCACCACCACATGGAGCTGAGCACCCTCACCATGTACAGCCAGAACATCACCACCAACAACACCAGCACCAGGGAGCAGAACTCTACTAGCTGCTCGCTCCGCATCCCACAGGAGCTGTTCCTGACGCTGGGCCTTATTAGTCTGGTGGAGAACATCTTAGTGGTGCTGGCCATCATCAAGAACCGCAACCTGCACTCGCCCATGTACTACTTCATATGCTGCCTGGCCGTCTCCGACATGCTGGTCAGCGTCGCCAACGTGGTGGAGACCATAGTCATGTTGCTCACCGAACACGGGCTGCTAGTGGTCACACCGGAAATGCTGCGGCACCTGGACAACGTCATCGACATCATGAACTGCAGCTCCGTGGTGTCGTCGCTGTCCTTCCTGTGCACCATCGCCGCGGATCGATACATCACCATCTTTTACGCGCTGCGTTACCACAGCATCATGACCACGCAGCGCGCAGTGACCATCATCGCGATGGTGTGGCTGACCAGCATCACCGCCAGCATACTTTTCATCGTCTACCACTCGCACACCGCCGTCATTGTGTGCCTCGTCACCTTCTTCTGCATCACGCTTGTCTTCACCGCCGTGCTCTACATGCACATGTTCATCCTGGCGCACGTGCACTCGCGGCGCATCATGGCCATCTACAAGTCTCGCCGCCAGGGCACGAGCATGAAGGGCGCCATCACGCTCACCATCCTGCTCGGGGTCTTCATCCTCTGCTGGGGACCCTTCTTCCTCCACCTCATTCTCATTCTAACCTGCCCCACTAGccccttctgcacctgcttcttCAGCTACTTCAACCTCTACCTCATCCTCATCATCTGTAACTCACTCATCGACCCGCTCATCTACGCCTATAGGAGCCAGGAGCTGCGCAAGACACTCAAGGAGCTGCTCTTCTGCTCCTGCGTCACCTTTCGATGCGACGCCATACTTGAGTTTCTCTTTCCATGGAAGTTCACGTGA